TCTCCAGACGACTCCAACCCAAAGTCGGTGCCACTTCGGCGAAAATTTGAGTGTCGATCTCCACTTGGCACGCCAGAACCTTGCCGGGCCGGAGCCACAGAGCAACGTCGATCTGCACAGCAATTGGGTGTGTGGAAATCAAATTCCGACCTGAGACGCGCCGTGGGTTGGTTGGGACTTTGGTGCCCTCGTTCTCGCCACGGTTCAAAGTCAACTTATACCAGAACTCTTGCTCCCATGGTTTATTGTATTCTTTGTGGACTTGTTCACCCTCGCGAGATCGTAATTGATCCCCGGGCCTCGGGGAGGCCGCATCTAACGGATTTTGACCGTCCAGCATGAGCCGAGTGTCTGATTCGCTGGACTGGAAAAGCTTGGTGGAGGCATTTCTTAGACTCCGGAGCTTAGCGGTCCTACGGGCTGGCAAGCACGGTCGTAGAAGGGTCAAAACGCCCATGGTGATTTCAAACCTGCGGATGAGAAGCGTACAAAATTTAATGGCCCTCTCATCAGGCCACTCAGCAACTGAATTAGTGAAGTGGCCAGGCAGGATAAAAATCTTGTAAGACTGAAGTtgtgatggatgatggaggtGAGGTAAGAGACACCTGGCAGAACACACGAGAGTGGgagtgaagaaaagaggCGCTATGCACAAGCGGGGGGGATGTTTGCATGAGATAGTCACGCGTCATCACGAATCACATGGCGCCGCCGTATTCAAGTGGGCAGAGACCACCTGAATTCCGGGGTACTACACTAGGGCATTCCCTCCGCTGAAACTGCACGGGGCTAAAGGCCTGTTCAGAGTTGGAGACATGGTATAATTTGacttttttccttttcttttttttggctacATGAAACTCACTCCTGCCCAGGTATGAGCGATACCGCAATGGTCTGGAAATTACGTGATTGTGGTCGCATTGACCCCAAAAGAGGACACCGAGTAATCGGCTACACATGTCTTCCTATCTACATTGTGCCCATAGGTCTACATACACTGCAGAATCTCCGATATCTCCGCTGAGCGAGAAGACGGGTACACTCGCTGCAGTCAAGATACCCCGCCTACCATTGCCTTCCCCCTACTGGCTTGCGCACGCTGGGATCGAGATTCCCTGGACTGGGCGATCTCCCACCCTGCAGCCGTGCCCGCAGTCGTTCCTGCGCCGATCCGGCCCCAGACCTGCTATCTTGGCTAGACCGCGAGGACTGATACGATCCCGACCGCTGAGAAGGGAGTGGCCGGGCTCCCGAGGAAGGTGAATTAGCCTGTAGAGATTGCGACGTCGGCGACATGACAGACGCCGGGGAAGCGCTTTGAGGGGTCACCATTGAGCCGCTAGCGCCACTGGCACCGCTGCCCCGGCCACGACGAAGACTGGCTGTCTGCGTACTTCCCGGCGAAGATGCATTTGAGTCCCCCCAGAGATCACCTAAGCCACCACCACTCCGTCCGTAAGCACCACCGGGTGCCCCTTGTGCATGTTGTCCGGAAACAGTCACAATCGGCCGAGACGCAGCAGGAGCCGGGGCCTTTGGATCCGGGGGAAGCCATGCGGGGAATGGCCGTCCCTTCTCAGTGTAGTAGGCTCGTAGTGCGTTGGAGATGTGAGAACAATCTTCATTGTCCGGGTCATCCCCCTCGTCACCTAGGGAGATGGCCCGGCGCAAGCTGTTGAGCCGGGATCCAAGGACGTTGGAGatcgaggaggagctctTGAAGGAAGCGAGGTAGGAGCTCATATTAACGTGTGGTAATGTAGGAAATCGTTGACGATCGGTCGTGCAAAAAATGAAGAGGCCAACGATGTGATGATGTGGGGTAACGGTGATGCGGAATTGCGAACCCTGTTGGCGTGTAAACACAGCGGAGAAAGATGCCGAAGGAGATCAGGGGTCTGGCTGATATCTTGAGTATGACTCCGGGGGTGTTCTTGATGCAGTGGCCCCTATTCTTCACAAAAAGGCCAGCTTCTGTGAATGGTGTGAGTTGCGGTGACGAGGTCGAGAGGGGGTCAAATTGGGCAGTAGGTAGCCAGCAAATAGTTCCGAGTCCAGTCCCTGGCCGACCATCTACGGCACGTGACCTTTCACGAAGCGCTGCGCATTTCGTTTGACTCTGAGCTTAGAGGGGACTAAGACTCCTAcggctttttttcccttggaGTTGAATGCATCGAGGGTCTTTCCTCATAGGAATTTCGACCACTTTTGAACATCGTCCCTTGAGCGGATATCTGAAGCAGGTTCGGGTGGGGAATAGGATATGTAGTATATGGGTGGAGGAGGTCTCTTTGCAGATTTGAACTTAGGAGACTAGGTCACTGGCTAGTTGGAGGTCCCACCTAGTACTGGCATAGGTTCACATAACGCAAATTTGAAAAACGGAGCTTCATGTTCTTTGGATTGATCATGTAGAACTACGCCGTCAGTCTGCATGGCCCTGATCGGCATTACCCGGTTCCATGTGGCAGTGGCCCTCGACCCTCTATTGGAGGGCGCTAGTATACCAGATAGGTAAGTTTCATCCCTTACCAGATCTTGTGGTTTCCATGACGTTTCCTTCGAACCTCAAcaacagaaagaaaggacGAGATGGGGTGGGGCACTCAGCCTCATAAAGGGCAGTCGATTGCAAAATATAGCTTGAGGAATTTCATGTTGACAAATATCTATGGAAAATGATGTGACAATATCCAGGTGGGTATGATGCCCGATCAAAATAAGCACAAAAGaaggatggaaaaagaaCATCGTCCCAAAACGCCATGCACGATCATGTAAAGCTTTTCTTCCCGCAAACTCATATGACGATCTATGCCATGATACGGTCTTTGCCAGCATCCTCGGTTTCGTATTCGATTTCGATGCGAGGTCCCTTCTTCCGCGGCTTGGCCGGAGGAGCGGCATGCTTGCGCTTTGCACTTGGCTTgggcttcttctcatcttcgctAGGAGCGCTCTCGTCGTCGCTCTCATCCTCACTttcgtcatcgtcctcgtcataGTCATCGCTGGAATCGGCAGAATCACCACCCAGCCAGTCCTCAATGTCTTCTaagtcctcctcctcgtcgaggTCGCTCACGTACTCGACCTCACCAAcgccatcctcctcgtcctcgatctcctcgccgtcatccatgtcctcgtcACGCTCGCCTTCACCAGCGCGCTCCAGACCACGGAGAACCTTCTTCCAGATGTTCTCGTCGACGTTGAGCGGCTGATCGCCGTAAGCGCCACTGCGCAGACGTTCAATGAGTTCACGCTCGATGGCACGCTCAACCTTGGCTGCGGACAAAGCCTTGCGTTCTCGGGTTTCTTCGCGACGGCGAATTTTGGGGGCCAGCTTGGGCACAATCTTCTCGCCGAGACGGTCCTCTTCCTTGGCAATGTTTCTCATGCGAATTTGCACCTGCGTCAGACGGGTGAGACGCTGCTTGCACTTATGAACCAGGAATTTGGGCCAGTAGATGAGACGTTCGTCGAGTTGTTCGAGAGCTTTGGCATAGTTGGACGAGAGGCGCACACGCTCCCACCATTTGCTAGGCATATGGGCACGTTCAATAGTCTTCATGTAGAGGTACATGTTTCCGGTCTCTGGATCGGAGCGCACTGTTGCATATCGAGAGTTGGCAAGTGGACATGACTGGCGATTGCACAGGCCAGTGACATTGTGCTCGTTGCGGCAGAAATTTTGCTCCTTTGTAGTTCTGCGGTGATGAGGCCAGTTAGCAAACGATGTTTTCAATTTTGATTCCGACATTCGATACGATCAAGGCTGCAAACCTGTACACCGACAGACAGCCTGCACATCCGAGCGAGAATGATTTGCGATTGGTAGAGAAGACTATCTCTGATAGGGCGCACTCACTTCAGCTTATAAGAGCAGAATTGCTGGTTGATTACCTGCCACACGATCTCATCCGACATGATGGGCAAGGAGCGGTGCTAAGTTCAATGCTAAAGAACCCTCGACCCGATGTTGACggcaaggaagaaaaaaaaaagtaaagtCACGTGGCCCGTTCTTATCGATAGCCGCTCCAGTCCAGCTTCAGCGACAGAGGAGACTCCATCTCGCCGCATCGTAGAAGGCTTTCCTACCagggccaaaaaaaagagtgaaATAAAAGACATCCGACAGAAATGAGCAGTATATTTTGAACATTTACTCATGCATTATTTCTCAATAGAGGGGCGGCAGTGAATACGGCCTAGCTCGCTACGGCCAAGGACCGTCCACTGGAAGTTGGCCGTCCACCCATTCACCACTGCCGACTTGGTGGCTGCCATGGTCCGAGTCTTCCCCGTTCACATCTTCAGCCAACCCCCATCCCATTGACTCCAACTCACGAGTGAAAAAATCACGCTCCTCTTCCATAAGGTGAGCATCAGTATGTCCACCCATCACATCCTTGTATTGACGAAGATGCCACCAATGTGTCAGCCCCCGGAGGGCCTGCTCAAGGGGCAgagcttcttcaacttcGGCGTCAACGTCTGAACCAGCTAGCCAGTCATCCCGAAGCTCTGGCCGACAGTAGAGATAAATCGCGGTGATGACACGCATGTTGCTTTGGCGCCATTTACGACCACAGTAGGGCACTTGTGacttgaagagcttgaggGTGTAGAATCGAAGATAAGGATCTGGAATCTTCAGGCCCTTTCGGAGGATTGTGCTCGATTTGTATTGCACAAGGAGGAGACAGCGATGTGCTTTATCTCTGGTGATCTTCTGCATGATGTGAAGATAGTTGATCGCGGAGAAAAAGTTGCGGAAAGAGAAGGTCGTGATAGGTTCTTTCGGTGGCGGAGCGGTAGGATAGCCAAGCTCGTCAACTTCAGGGCGTGTTGGACCATCTAACATATCTTCAATATAGCCCTCGGGGGAGAAGGCTCGAACAACGCTGTCGCTGGTGGTCAAGGGGGGTCTGTGACGGGAAATTGGTGGTGGGGCAGCTTCATCCTCGCTCTCGGTGTCGCCGTAATCTGTGTGCTGCCTTGCAACCGCATATTCGGAATTCTCGCTGCAGAAATGGAAGAAGCTAATAGTTTCAAGCGTCAGCGATCATGGTGAAATACACTTTAGATGTGTTGACATACGAGAGATCTTCCCGATCATTTTTCTGCGCCACAGCCTGATCCACGTCCTGATGCGCAAACATTTTGAGTATAAGAGGCAGGTAGTTTGAATCAAGCAGCAGTTGAGTCATGTACTCGAATTTGAGAATGTCTGGAGGGGTCAGCGGAGAGCAAAGAAAGCTTCAAAGGTATAGGTTAAGAAAGAAACTCACGCGACCGCTTAAACCATTTCAGCAAGAGAAGCAATGTGCCAGACACAGCTTTGCCAGTGATCTCCCGTAGACGAATGTTGTCAAGTTCGTCTATGGAGATATCCAGCGCCATGTGAGATGATGAAACGCCGGTTCCGTTACTACTGCTATCGAGAGATCAGCGACGGTTGAGATTAAGGCAGGTGGACTGAGCTTGTTATTTCACGTACCTCGCGTTCTGAGAACCCTGGGAATTTGGCTGATTCACCATGGCGCTGACATTAGTGAGGATGATCTTGAGAAATACAATCGTTATAGATTGAAGATGAGCCAAGATTTGTGCCTTCAACAGAAGTCAGTGACCAATCCATCATGAAAAAATATTGGCAGGCTTACATAGAATCCTTCCACAGCATCCAGTCGGCGCTGCACATCAGGGTCATCCGTGTCCTTTCTACAAGACCGGGACCCGCTTTCATTCAAGTTCATCTGCTCCAGTCCAGCTGTTGTGTCatcaaggaaagagaaatcTGGCACCGGTGGCTGGTACTGTTCGAGATTCCATCCTCGGTCGTATTTCATAAAATTTTCTCGCTCTTCCCACAACTGCCGCATTCCTCGTGTCATCTTAACATGAGTTGAAAACAACTTTCCAGCCTCTATGACAGATGCCGGTACGTCACTTCCGTCCCAGCGTTTGCCGACAAGAACATCCTGACGTTCCGTCGTGCCTTTACCCCCGATGCGATTACTTGTGTCATCCAGCGGGGGATAAAGCAGTGGGAAATTTTGGTTGGTCTGATAGTTTTGTTTCTTGCCCGCTTTGCCTCCAGGTCCGATTGGCGAAggaggtggagatggcgCAGGCGTTGCAATATGAACCGCTTGTTGAATGATAGATCCATTCCCACCGGTAATCGACGGCCCAACTCCACAGAAGAGCCCGGTAGACGCGTTCGGTCTGTTTGGATGTTGAGGTAAGGGTGGCAAAATGGAGTTATTTTCGAGTTCCAATGGAACAACAGATGGTGGTGGATTATATGACGGGTATTTAGACGTGATCTCCTGGCGGAACAGGTGGTAGTCCAAGGGCTTTGCGGTCAAGAAGGGGGTTCTGCGAGCGGCAGCCTCCTCTTCTGAAATCAGGGGTGGCTCCAATAGCTCTTTGGTCCTCTTTAGCTTTTCAGTGCCCCCAAACacaagaagaatggatttCCATAGCAGTAGTATAATTCTCGTGAGTGGGATGTTTGCGGATTCATCCCACCTCAGTCGAGCGATTACTTCAACAATAGTCACTAATAGACACGGGTTTGATGCGGCAAGTGCATCGCGCATTGAGGTGTTTTGGGCATTTTGCGCTTCCTGACGCCGGCCAACTTCAACGGAGAAGTAAAGCAATGTGAGCACCAAATTTGCCTCACGCTCAGAGGCAGCAATATCGCCTGGGTTAAGCCGTTCCAATTCAAGCTCTTCAGGGTCGGGACCAAGTGTAGCTCGATTCTTATCGTATAGTTGAGAGAGCCTGAGAATCAAAGCGGCAATACCTCCACATCGCTGAAGGAGCGTGACATTCTTCTCAATCCAGGTGATCTGAAGTGATTTG
The window above is part of the Penicillium oxalicum strain HP7-1 chromosome VI, whole genome shotgun sequence genome. Proteins encoded here:
- a CDS encoding Protein MAK16; this encodes MSDEIVWQVINQQFCSYKLKTTKEQNFCRNEHNVTGLCNRQSCPLANSRYATVRSDPETGNMYLYMKTIERAHMPSKWWERVRLSSNYAKALEQLDERLIYWPKFLVHKCKQRLTRLTQVQIRMRNIAKEEDRLGEKIVPKLAPKIRRREETRERKALSAAKVERAIERELIERLRSGAYGDQPLNVDENIWKKVLRGLERAGEGERDEDMDDGEEIEDEEDGVGEVEYVSDLDEEEDLEDIEDWLGGDSADSSDDYDEDDDESEDESDDESAPSEDEKKPKPSAKRKHAAPPAKPRKKGPRIEIEYETEDAGKDRIMA